One Syntrophaceae bacterium DNA window includes the following coding sequences:
- a CDS encoding porin family protein, translated as MMRKHGTWSMVIGIIAAALFLVPGLAPAAESGPYIGIGGTFAKQDFDTGDIDRALSGTGLSADFGDTWGLNVKAGYKFNRYVAAELAFDYLPGFKWDVATRVGGTPLSGEMTVDVTAWTLAFKLTPFDLQRVRPYFIIAGGIMNASADVSASIPGYSASASDDETDLCGKVGLGVDIPLTDRVSVGLEGAYWAGFNDLDNIRFYTVTVGMAYHF; from the coding sequence ATGATGCGTAAACATGGAACATGGTCAATGGTCATCGGCATCATCGCGGCGGCCCTTTTTCTGGTCCCCGGCCTCGCGCCGGCGGCCGAGAGCGGACCGTACATCGGAATCGGCGGAACCTTCGCAAAGCAGGATTTCGACACGGGAGACATCGACCGGGCCCTTTCCGGGACCGGCCTCTCGGCCGATTTCGGCGATACCTGGGGCCTCAACGTGAAGGCAGGCTACAAGTTCAACCGCTACGTCGCGGCCGAGCTTGCTTTCGATTATCTTCCCGGGTTCAAGTGGGACGTCGCGACGAGGGTCGGCGGGACGCCTCTCTCAGGGGAAATGACCGTGGACGTCACGGCCTGGACGCTCGCCTTCAAGCTCACGCCCTTTGATCTCCAGAGGGTCCGGCCCTACTTTATCATCGCCGGCGGGATCATGAACGCATCGGCCGATGTGTCAGCGTCGATTCCCGGCTATTCCGCCTCGGCCTCAGACGACGAAACCGACCTGTGCGGGAAGGTCGGCCTCGGCGTCGATATCCCTCTCACGGACAGGGTTTCCGTCGGCCTCGAGGGAGCCTATTGGGCCGGGTTCAACGACCTGGACAACATCCGGTTCTATACCGTGACGGTCGGCATGGCCTATCACTTCTAA
- a CDS encoding glycoside hydrolase family protein, whose product MTEAKELLKRHEGLRLKPYRCTAGRLTIGWGRNLEDKGISRAEADILFENDWAEAEAGARTLVGNWDELSENRKGVLVNMVFNMGLEGMRKWKNTLRCIEQGDFRGAAGHMRQSLWARQVPVRAAELIRIMEEG is encoded by the coding sequence ATGACGGAGGCCAAGGAGCTGCTGAAGAGGCACGAGGGCCTGCGGCTCAAGCCGTACCGCTGCACGGCAGGCAGGCTGACGATCGGATGGGGCCGGAATCTCGAGGACAAGGGGATCTCGAGGGCCGAGGCCGACATCCTGTTCGAAAACGACTGGGCCGAGGCGGAGGCCGGTGCAAGGACGCTTGTCGGAAACTGGGACGAGCTGTCCGAGAACCGGAAGGGCGTGCTGGTCAACATGGTGTTCAACATGGGCCTCGAGGGCATGAGGAAGTGGAAAAACACCCTGCGCTGCATCGAGCAGGGGGACTTCAGGGGGGCGGCGGGCCACATGAGGCAGTCTCTGTGGGCGAGGCAGGTCCCGGTGAGGGCGGCCGAGCTCATCAGGATCATGGAGGAGGGCTGA